The Hymenobacter sp. 5317J-9 genome has a window encoding:
- a CDS encoding metallophosphatase translates to MKRREFLRNSLLGTAGLSVLSSVANATQAATAAKAPVKLTILHTNDMHSRIEPFPDNGGQWAGLGGMARRAALIKDIRSKEANVLLLDSGDIFQGTPYFNFFGGELEYKLMSQMQYDASTLGNHDFDNGLDGLQRQLPNATFPFLIANYDFSKTPLAGRFAPYKVFEKQGVRIGVFGLGIELAGLVADKNFGQTVYLDPVAKAKEMVTQLRGPEKCDLVICLSHLGYKYENAKLDDRKLAAQVSGIDLILGGHTHTFMDAPEPIASPDGKATLINQVGWSGINLGRLDYEFSVKTKRPGLASASVVPVRAAC, encoded by the coding sequence ATGAAGCGCCGCGAATTTCTCCGCAATTCCCTCCTTGGCACCGCTGGCCTTTCCGTGCTGAGCAGCGTAGCGAATGCCACGCAAGCCGCCACTGCCGCCAAAGCGCCGGTGAAGCTCACCATCTTGCACACCAACGACATGCACTCGCGCATCGAGCCCTTTCCTGACAACGGCGGGCAATGGGCCGGACTGGGCGGCATGGCCCGGCGTGCGGCGCTCATCAAAGACATCCGGTCCAAAGAAGCCAACGTGCTGCTCCTCGACTCGGGCGACATCTTTCAGGGCACGCCGTACTTCAATTTCTTCGGCGGCGAGCTGGAGTACAAGCTCATGAGCCAGATGCAGTACGACGCCAGCACCCTCGGCAACCACGACTTCGACAACGGCCTCGACGGTCTGCAGCGTCAACTGCCCAACGCCACCTTCCCCTTCCTCATCGCCAACTACGACTTCTCCAAAACGCCGCTGGCCGGCCGTTTCGCGCCCTACAAGGTGTTCGAGAAGCAGGGCGTGCGCATCGGCGTGTTCGGCTTGGGCATTGAGCTGGCCGGGCTGGTAGCTGATAAAAACTTTGGCCAGACCGTGTACCTCGACCCCGTGGCCAAGGCCAAGGAAATGGTGACGCAGCTGCGCGGCCCCGAAAAGTGCGACCTCGTCATCTGCCTCTCGCACCTCGGCTACAAGTACGAAAACGCTAAGCTCGACGACCGCAAGCTCGCGGCCCAGGTTTCGGGCATCGACCTCATACTGGGCGGCCACACCCACACGTTCATGGACGCGCCGGAGCCCATCGCCAGCCCCGACGGCAAGGCCACGCTCATCAACCAAGTGGGTTGGTCGGGCATCAATCTGGGCCGGCTGGACTACGAATTTTCGGTGAAAACCAAGCGGCCCGGCCTGGCAAGTGCCAGCGTGGTGCCGGTTCGCGCCGCCTGTTAA
- a CDS encoding 5'-nucleotidase C-terminal domain-containing protein, which yields MLLRRLVVPLVPALALVLAAGCQRAPYAPTARFAPVTSQPVGKTQAEDPAAAALIAPYHDKVTAQMTEVLGTAPAPLTKGPGENPLSNFVADLQRERASRELKQSIALGVMTNGGLRAGFAAGPVTLGSVFELMPFENELVVLDAPGPVVQQLFDYAAHIKMAVSGATYTVTFDGLPKDIRIGGQPFDVNDNRTWPIAISDYLATGGDNMVFFKALVPRHTNVLLRTAIADYIREQTKAGKPITARVEGRVKAN from the coding sequence ATGTTGCTTCGCCGTTTAGTTGTTCCGCTAGTGCCGGCCCTGGCCCTGGTTCTGGCCGCCGGTTGCCAGCGCGCGCCCTACGCGCCCACGGCCCGTTTTGCGCCCGTTACGAGCCAGCCCGTGGGCAAAACCCAGGCCGAAGACCCCGCCGCCGCGGCCCTCATTGCGCCCTACCACGACAAGGTGACGGCCCAAATGACCGAAGTGCTGGGCACCGCTCCGGCCCCGCTCACCAAAGGCCCCGGCGAAAACCCGCTGTCCAACTTCGTGGCCGACCTGCAGCGCGAGCGCGCCAGCCGGGAGCTCAAGCAGTCCATCGCGCTGGGCGTGATGACCAACGGCGGCCTGCGCGCCGGCTTTGCGGCCGGCCCCGTCACGCTGGGTTCGGTATTTGAATTGATGCCGTTTGAGAACGAGCTGGTGGTGCTTGATGCGCCCGGCCCGGTGGTGCAACAGCTTTTCGACTACGCCGCCCACATCAAGATGGCCGTGTCGGGCGCCACCTATACCGTCACCTTCGACGGCCTGCCCAAGGACATTCGCATCGGCGGCCAGCCCTTCGACGTGAACGACAACCGCACCTGGCCCATTGCCATTTCCGACTACCTGGCCACCGGCGGCGACAACATGGTGTTCTTCAAAGCCCTCGTGCCGCGCCACACCAACGTGCTGCTCCGCACCGCCATTGCCGACTACATCCGCGAGCAAACGAAAGCCGGCAAACCCATTACGGCAAGGGTGGAAGGCCGGGTAAAGGCCAATTAA
- a CDS encoding OsmC family peroxiredoxin: protein MADHKGSAAWTGDIKGHGTLSTESGLLNAPYSVGSRFEGKPGTNPEELIGAAHAGCYTMYLTSVLTKHGHTVNTINTSSTVTMNPNNGHPVIERIHISVEGNVTGGNITADDFQKHAEDAKANCPVSKALSAVPEMTLDAKFVG from the coding sequence ATGGCAGACCATAAAGGCAGCGCCGCCTGGACCGGCGACATCAAAGGCCACGGCACCCTCAGCACCGAAAGCGGCCTCCTCAACGCTCCCTACTCCGTCGGCAGTCGCTTCGAAGGCAAGCCCGGCACCAACCCCGAAGAGCTCATCGGCGCGGCCCACGCCGGCTGCTACACCATGTACCTCACCAGCGTGCTCACCAAGCACGGCCACACGGTGAACACCATCAACACGAGCAGCACCGTCACGATGAACCCCAACAACGGCCACCCCGTCATCGAGCGCATCCACATTTCGGTGGAAGGCAACGTGACCGGCGGCAACATCACCGCCGACGACTTCCAGAAGCACGCCGAAGACGCCAAAGCCAACTGCCCCGTCTCGAAAGCCCTCAGCGCCGTGCCCGAGATGACGCTGGACGCCAAGTTCGTGGGCTAA
- a CDS encoding OmpA family protein → MPFLLRRGAIQLLLLLGLLGAFQARAQRRPVKRIPAAASPSADTTSGGASAAPKKAPAKAAPAIAPGTYRVRGLSSRVSRKLHLRPDGTPDFVYVNRYPFYEDKKALRAIAKAEKRRQYHQARLLLEDYVARFGPVNFAKNTDMLWRLGQLLERDSQTVKAKAYYRLALKHHRTDISKVQLYYDSLEQKNQDLYVPLKTYYDLVEYRKNLNTFHPPKGVYTSMGDAINSKAPDYGPALGGNDSLFLFSSKRKRRGITGVVDEDLYTSRREGVSWTDAEPLPKPINSPNNEGSACLSKDGKTIFFARCECSTCRGNCDLYTATLGKDGKWGTPKSLGALVNSPAWDSQPTLSQGEDTLYFASDRLGGFGLSDIYFTHKLKNGQWSPAENMGPVVNTRESEVSPFYHPLYHVLYFSSRGQLLNFGDFDIYKTYRVQGRWQEPRNIGPLVNGKGSEYYFTIDRESKNLYYARSEVTEINNLDLYSFPLPMEAQPLATTRVEGTLIDSVSSKPLKGIVSIIDTDNGIEVASKFIRPDGTFDFELIEGSHYAMLIQSPDFFSVEKQFALKGDTVMTLLTNSIDYRLPLIFKNIEFEQGKASILPAMQPTLDRIALFLVDHPTFRLSIAGHTDSSGDPEVNEKLSQDRAEEIRKYIERKGKLKPNRIESFGYGSSKPLKDELTEADAKVNRRVEFKLIKPDSDKPADGGGDWK, encoded by the coding sequence ATGCCGTTTTTATTGCGTCGAGGGGCAATTCAACTCCTGTTGCTGCTGGGCCTGCTGGGCGCGTTTCAGGCCCGGGCCCAGCGCCGACCGGTCAAGCGCATTCCCGCCGCGGCGTCGCCCTCGGCCGATACCACCAGCGGCGGCGCCTCGGCGGCCCCCAAAAAAGCGCCGGCCAAAGCCGCCCCGGCCATTGCGCCGGGCACCTACCGCGTGCGCGGCCTCAGCAGCCGCGTGAGCCGCAAGCTCCACCTGCGCCCCGACGGCACCCCTGACTTCGTGTACGTGAACCGCTACCCGTTCTACGAGGACAAAAAAGCCCTGCGCGCCATTGCCAAGGCCGAAAAGCGCCGCCAGTACCACCAGGCCCGCCTGCTGCTCGAAGACTACGTGGCCCGCTTCGGCCCCGTCAACTTTGCCAAGAACACCGACATGCTCTGGCGCCTGGGCCAGCTGCTGGAGCGCGACAGCCAAACGGTGAAGGCCAAGGCCTACTACCGTCTCGCCCTCAAGCACCACCGCACCGACATCTCGAAGGTGCAGCTCTACTACGACTCGCTGGAACAGAAAAACCAGGACCTGTACGTGCCCCTCAAAACGTACTACGACCTGGTGGAGTACCGCAAAAACCTCAACACCTTCCACCCGCCCAAAGGCGTGTACACGAGCATGGGCGACGCCATCAACAGCAAGGCGCCTGACTACGGGCCGGCGCTGGGCGGCAACGACTCCCTGTTTCTGTTCAGCAGCAAGCGCAAGCGCCGCGGCATCACGGGCGTGGTGGATGAGGACCTATACACCTCGCGCCGCGAAGGCGTAAGCTGGACCGACGCCGAGCCCCTGCCCAAGCCCATCAACTCGCCCAACAACGAAGGCTCGGCCTGCCTGAGCAAGGACGGCAAGACCATTTTCTTCGCGCGCTGCGAATGCTCTACCTGCCGCGGCAACTGCGACCTCTACACCGCCACCCTGGGCAAAGACGGCAAATGGGGCACGCCCAAAAGCCTGGGCGCGCTGGTGAACTCGCCGGCCTGGGACTCGCAGCCCACGCTCTCGCAGGGTGAAGACACGCTCTATTTCGCCTCCGACCGGCTGGGCGGCTTCGGCCTGTCAGACATCTATTTCACGCATAAGCTCAAAAACGGGCAGTGGAGCCCGGCCGAAAACATGGGCCCCGTGGTGAACACCCGCGAGAGCGAGGTGAGCCCCTTCTACCACCCGCTCTACCACGTGCTGTACTTCAGCTCGCGCGGACAACTGCTCAATTTTGGCGACTTCGACATCTACAAAACCTACCGCGTGCAGGGCCGCTGGCAGGAGCCGCGCAACATTGGCCCGCTCGTGAACGGCAAGGGGTCGGAGTACTACTTCACCATCGACCGCGAAAGCAAAAACCTCTACTACGCCCGCTCCGAGGTCACGGAAATCAACAATCTGGACCTGTATTCCTTTCCGCTGCCCATGGAAGCCCAGCCGCTGGCCACCACCCGCGTGGAGGGCACGCTCATCGACTCGGTGAGCAGCAAGCCGCTGAAAGGCATCGTGAGCATCATCGACACCGACAACGGCATTGAGGTGGCCAGTAAGTTCATCCGGCCCGACGGCACGTTCGACTTCGAACTGATTGAGGGCTCGCACTACGCCATGCTGATTCAGAGCCCGGACTTTTTCTCGGTGGAGAAGCAGTTTGCGCTGAAAGGCGACACGGTGATGACGCTGCTCACCAACAGCATCGACTACCGGCTGCCGCTCATTTTCAAAAACATCGAGTTTGAGCAGGGCAAGGCTTCCATCCTGCCGGCCATGCAGCCCACCCTCGACCGCATTGCGCTGTTTCTGGTCGACCATCCCACGTTCCGGCTCAGCATTGCGGGCCACACCGACAGCAGCGGCGACCCCGAGGTGAACGAAAAGCTCTCGCAGGACCGCGCCGAGGAAATTCGCAAGTACATCGAGCGCAAGGGCAAGCTCAAGCCCAACCGCATTGAAAGCTTCGGCTACGGCTCCAGCAAGCCCCTGAAAGACGAGTTGACCGAGGCCGACGCCAAGGTGAACCGCCGCGTGGAGTTCAAGCTCATCAAGCCCGACAGCGACAAACCCGCCGATGGCGGCGGCGACTGGAAGTAG
- the dnaA gene encoding chromosomal replication initiator protein DnaA, translating to MLKDFRTVWAGCLRSISAEIGEQSFKTWFQPIRPIELKGNVLTIEVPSAYFYDWLEEHYVDELRRALYQQLGPEGRLEYSVVVDQGNEQAPPRSLHLPPTRKQAAPDPRDTPQGPPAAPVNNPLAGSARAASARYVNSGTVRAAQRSNFGINTLAGAETLAPPRNPFDTVRPMDGNIVPSQLNGSYTFDNYIEGDCNRLARSAGLAVANKPGTTSFNPLMVYGGVGLGKTHLVQAIGNHIKATAPERFVLYVSAEKFTNQFIDSVQRAQVQDFANFYLQVDALILDDVQFLANKGKTQEMFFHIFNHLHQSGKQIVMTSDRPPKDLLGLEDRLLNRFKWGLTADVQSPDFETRVAIIRNKMEQDGIDIPPDHVVDYLANSVHTNVRELEGVIASLVAQSSLSRRDIDLEMVKQALRHIIEEVEAEVNLDFIQKTVAAYFNISVELLKDKTRKKEVVTARQVAMYFAKHHTSHTLKTIGFHFGGRDHTTVMHSVQTVSDLVDSDKKFREQVEELRKKFAKK from the coding sequence ATGCTCAAAGATTTTCGCACGGTTTGGGCTGGCTGCCTGCGCAGCATCTCGGCGGAAATCGGGGAGCAGAGTTTTAAGACCTGGTTCCAACCCATCCGGCCCATCGAGCTCAAGGGCAACGTGCTGACCATTGAGGTGCCCAGCGCGTATTTCTACGACTGGCTGGAGGAGCACTACGTGGACGAGCTGCGCCGCGCGCTCTACCAACAGCTGGGCCCCGAAGGCCGCCTCGAATACAGCGTGGTGGTGGACCAGGGCAACGAGCAGGCGCCGCCCCGCTCCCTGCACCTGCCGCCCACCCGCAAGCAGGCCGCCCCCGACCCGCGCGACACGCCCCAGGGCCCGCCCGCGGCTCCCGTGAACAACCCCTTGGCCGGCAGCGCCCGCGCCGCTAGTGCCCGCTACGTGAATTCTGGCACCGTGCGCGCCGCCCAGCGCAGCAACTTCGGCATCAACACCCTGGCCGGCGCCGAAACCCTGGCACCGCCGCGCAATCCCTTCGACACGGTGCGGCCCATGGACGGCAACATTGTGCCCTCGCAGCTCAACGGTTCCTACACCTTCGACAACTACATTGAGGGCGACTGCAACCGCCTGGCGCGCTCGGCCGGCCTCGCAGTGGCCAACAAGCCCGGCACCACCAGCTTCAACCCCCTGATGGTGTACGGCGGCGTGGGCCTGGGCAAAACGCACCTGGTGCAGGCCATCGGCAACCACATCAAGGCCACGGCGCCGGAGCGGTTCGTGCTGTATGTGTCGGCTGAGAAGTTCACCAATCAGTTCATCGACAGCGTGCAGCGTGCGCAGGTGCAGGACTTCGCCAACTTCTATCTGCAGGTCGATGCCCTGATTCTGGACGACGTGCAGTTTCTGGCCAACAAGGGCAAGACGCAGGAAATGTTCTTTCACATCTTCAACCACTTGCACCAGTCGGGCAAACAGATTGTGATGACCTCCGACCGGCCACCCAAGGACTTGCTGGGCCTGGAAGACCGGTTGCTCAACCGCTTCAAGTGGGGCCTGACGGCCGACGTGCAAAGCCCCGACTTTGAGACGCGCGTCGCCATCATCCGCAACAAGATGGAGCAGGACGGCATCGACATTCCGCCGGACCACGTGGTGGACTACCTAGCCAACTCGGTGCACACCAACGTGCGCGAACTGGAGGGCGTCATTGCCTCGCTGGTGGCACAGAGCAGCCTGAGCCGCCGCGACATCGACCTGGAGATGGTGAAGCAGGCCCTGCGCCACATCATCGAAGAGGTGGAGGCGGAGGTGAACCTCGACTTCATTCAGAAGACGGTGGCCGCGTATTTCAACATTTCGGTAGAGCTGTTGAAGGACAAAACCCGCAAAAAGGAAGTGGTGACGGCCCGACAGGTGGCCATGTATTTCGCCAAGCACCACACTTCTCACACGCTGAAAACCATTGGCTTCCACTTCGGTGGCCGCGACCATACCACCGTGATGCACTCCGTGCAGACGGTGTCGGACCTGGTGGATTCGGACAAGAAGTTCCGCGAACAGGTGGAGGAGCTGCGGAAGAAGTTCGCGAAGAAATAA
- a CDS encoding outer membrane beta-barrel protein: MLKIFKPLSILAFCCLGLGVAHAQSNYKPGYIVKPAGDTLRGQVQVRGAHRSEALCRFRPDSEAGTVDYKPAALRGYGLANGQRYETRLVPTTDSLGRPAQRQLFLEPLVSGRASLYTRRDAFDEVHYYLYLAQTGAGPVQELENRVVRRIYTANEAPEVIPVYRKTLSEAFRDCFAVQPSLPKLEYTASSLAAVVRRYNACSEPEAVFKSKDTGGPKREGATVAFGVAGGVARTSMKFQGEISLRNGTFTSVSPLFGVYFSSTFPELNRNLELRVDALYQKLDYNDSYVARGFSSVDLREQASLQFQRLAVPLQLRYYFRTNTLRPYVFAGVNGNYLLSYATQLRSEYTAGGVPVVTNKEAVNPAIVSKTDFGVLGGAGLSLGVGKRAIGLELRAERNGGFVSSPTISAPIIQYGGVVSLQLF, translated from the coding sequence ATGCTTAAAATTTTTAAGCCGCTCTCGATTTTAGCGTTTTGCTGCCTGGGCCTGGGAGTGGCCCATGCGCAAAGCAATTACAAGCCCGGATACATCGTAAAGCCGGCCGGCGATACCCTGCGGGGCCAAGTGCAGGTGCGCGGCGCCCACCGGAGCGAGGCCCTGTGCCGTTTTCGTCCCGATTCAGAAGCGGGCACCGTCGATTACAAGCCGGCCGCGTTGCGGGGCTACGGCCTGGCCAACGGCCAGCGGTACGAAACCCGCCTGGTTCCGACTACCGATTCGCTGGGAAGACCCGCGCAGCGGCAGCTGTTTTTAGAACCTTTGGTGAGCGGACGCGCCAGCCTCTACACCCGGCGCGATGCCTTCGATGAGGTGCACTACTACCTCTACCTGGCGCAGACCGGGGCTGGCCCCGTGCAGGAGCTCGAAAACCGCGTTGTTCGCCGCATCTACACAGCAAATGAAGCCCCCGAAGTGATTCCGGTTTATCGGAAAACGTTATCGGAAGCCTTCCGCGACTGCTTCGCCGTTCAGCCGTCGCTGCCCAAACTGGAATACACGGCGAGCAGCCTGGCCGCCGTGGTGCGGCGGTACAATGCGTGCTCCGAGCCGGAAGCCGTTTTCAAGTCCAAAGACACGGGTGGTCCCAAACGGGAGGGGGCAACCGTCGCCTTCGGGGTGGCGGGCGGAGTTGCCCGGACCAGTATGAAGTTTCAGGGAGAAATCAGCCTTCGGAATGGCACTTTCACCAGCGTTTCGCCCCTGTTCGGGGTTTACTTTTCCTCCACCTTCCCGGAGCTGAACCGCAACTTGGAGCTGCGCGTCGATGCACTCTACCAAAAGCTGGATTATAACGATTCGTACGTGGCAAGGGGCTTCTCGAGCGTGGACCTGCGCGAGCAGGCTTCGCTGCAGTTCCAGCGCCTGGCGGTGCCCCTGCAACTGCGCTACTACTTCCGCACCAATACGCTTCGTCCTTACGTTTTTGCGGGCGTCAACGGCAACTACTTGCTGAGCTACGCCACCCAACTCCGGTCCGAGTACACGGCGGGCGGGGTTCCCGTGGTCACCAACAAAGAGGCCGTCAACCCCGCCATTGTTTCGAAAACCGACTTCGGGGTGCTGGGCGGCGCGGGGCTTTCGCTTGGCGTGGGAAAACGCGCTATTGGCCTGGAGCTGCGCGCAGAGCGCAACGGCGGCTTCGTGAGCAGCCCCACCATCAGCGCGCCCATTATTCAATACGGGGGGGTGGTCAGCCTCCAGCTCTTTTGA
- a CDS encoding 3-oxoacyl-ACP synthase encodes MISKPALYALCHAFIEQRISAARTAMQAAQESSSSETKSSAGDKYETGREMANAERDRNAAHMQQAQQLQAELARINPELPCATVRPGALVSTSLGRFYISISAGKLEGAEVFAVSPAAPVAVALKGLRAGEEAGFNGKTVRVLAVE; translated from the coding sequence ATGATATCCAAACCCGCCCTCTACGCCCTCTGCCACGCCTTCATCGAGCAGCGCATCAGCGCCGCCCGCACCGCCATGCAGGCCGCCCAGGAGTCCTCCTCTTCCGAAACCAAGAGCAGCGCCGGCGACAAGTATGAAACCGGCCGCGAAATGGCCAACGCCGAGCGCGACCGCAACGCCGCCCACATGCAGCAGGCCCAGCAGCTGCAAGCCGAGCTGGCCCGCATCAACCCCGAACTGCCCTGCGCCACCGTGCGGCCCGGCGCCCTGGTGAGCACCAGCCTGGGCCGGTTCTACATCAGCATCAGCGCCGGCAAGCTGGAGGGTGCCGAGGTTTTCGCCGTTTCGCCCGCCGCGCCGGTGGCGGTGGCGCTGAAAGGGCTGCGGGCGGGGGAGGAGGCTGGTTTCAACGGTAAAACCGTGCGCGTGCTAGCCGTGGAGTAG
- a CDS encoding GH3 auxin-responsive promoter family protein yields the protein MGLKASLSRPLARYIARRHERWQQRPEATQHELLTRLTATAAGTAFGRAHELGGVRTPADLARQVPVRDYEALKPWFDRTQAGEADVLWPGRPLYLAKTSGTTSGTKYIPITRDSIPNHIDGARDALLHYIYRTGRSQFLDGKLIFLSGSPALELHHGIRTGRLSGIANHHVPAYLRRNQLPSYATNVIEDWENKLERIVDETLGEKMTLISGIPPWVQMYFDRLTARTGRPIKDLFPDFNLFVYGGVNFEPYRAKLFESIGRPVDSIELFPASEGFLAFQDEPGNPGLLLLLNSGIFFEFVPAERFFEPDAPRLTIADVELDKQYAVILTSNAGLWGYSIGDTVRFVSLRPHRVVVTGRIKHFLSAFGEHVIGEEVEQALREAMAQFPEVEVTEFTVAPLVSDDPATPSRHEWLVEFARPPLDAGAFAVALDIALRRRNSYYDDLRKGNILVPLLLTPLPAGAFQRYMKSLGRLGGQNKVPRLGNDRKVAEGLTREA from the coding sequence ATGGGACTGAAAGCTTCCCTGAGCCGGCCGCTGGCCCGCTACATTGCCCGGCGCCACGAGCGGTGGCAACAGCGCCCCGAAGCCACGCAGCACGAGCTGCTCACGCGCCTCACGGCCACGGCGGCCGGCACTGCCTTCGGCCGGGCGCACGAGTTGGGCGGCGTCCGCACGCCCGCCGACCTAGCCCGCCAAGTGCCCGTACGTGACTACGAAGCCCTCAAGCCCTGGTTCGACCGCACCCAGGCCGGCGAGGCCGACGTGCTCTGGCCGGGCCGGCCGCTCTACCTGGCCAAAACCAGCGGCACCACCTCCGGCACCAAATACATTCCCATTACCCGGGACAGCATCCCGAACCACATCGACGGCGCCCGCGATGCCCTGCTGCACTACATCTATCGCACCGGCCGCAGCCAGTTTCTCGATGGCAAGCTGATATTCCTGTCGGGCTCGCCGGCGCTGGAGTTGCACCACGGCATCCGCACGGGCCGGCTCTCGGGCATTGCCAACCACCACGTGCCGGCATACCTGCGCCGCAACCAGCTGCCCAGCTACGCCACCAACGTCATCGAAGACTGGGAAAACAAGCTCGAACGCATCGTGGACGAGACTTTGGGCGAGAAAATGACCCTGATTTCGGGGATTCCGCCCTGGGTGCAGATGTATTTCGACCGCCTCACGGCCCGCACCGGCCGGCCCATCAAGGACCTGTTCCCCGACTTCAACCTGTTCGTGTACGGCGGCGTCAACTTCGAGCCCTACCGCGCCAAGCTCTTCGAAAGCATCGGCCGGCCCGTGGACAGCATCGAGCTATTCCCGGCCTCCGAGGGCTTCCTGGCCTTTCAGGACGAGCCCGGCAACCCGGGCCTGCTGTTGCTGCTGAACAGCGGCATCTTCTTCGAATTTGTGCCCGCCGAGCGATTTTTCGAGCCCGACGCTCCCCGTCTCACCATCGCCGACGTGGAGCTGGACAAGCAGTACGCCGTTATCCTGACTTCCAACGCCGGCCTGTGGGGCTACAGCATCGGCGACACGGTGCGTTTCGTAAGCCTGCGGCCGCACCGTGTGGTGGTCACGGGCCGCATCAAGCACTTTTTGTCGGCCTTCGGCGAGCACGTAATAGGGGAGGAGGTAGAGCAGGCCCTGCGCGAAGCCATGGCCCAGTTTCCGGAGGTGGAAGTCACGGAATTCACCGTGGCGCCGCTGGTGAGCGACGACCCCGCCACGCCCTCGCGCCACGAGTGGCTGGTGGAGTTTGCCCGGCCGCCGCTAGATGCGGGGGCTTTTGCTGTGGCGTTGGATATAGCCTTGCGACGCCGCAACAGCTATTACGACGACTTGCGCAAGGGCAACATCCTCGTGCCGCTGCTCCTCACGCCGCTACCAGCCGGCGCCTTTCAGCGCTACATGAAAAGCCTGGGCCGGCTGGGTGGGCAGAACAAGGTGCCACGGTTAGGGAACGATAGGAAGGTGGCGGAGGGGCTGACAAGGGAAGCTTGA